A genomic window from Halorubrum trapanicum includes:
- a CDS encoding phosphoribosyltransferase, giving the protein MSDLPDDFDCTLTNWEYIYGLCRNVSDAVKRADFEPDMVVALARGGWFAGRCVCDFLGLNDLTSLKMEHYVGAAEKSDEPQIRYPMPEGSVAGKNVLIIDDIADTGGSIRRAEEYVEERDAAEIRTATLQLLGTSEFQPDFVGERLEQWTWVVYPWNFLEDMVDLTEGAMERADESAFSREDLRHYLEEFHGIGRIEMEVAQPDRLDEVIDEMVRRDVAEPVGDESWALAE; this is encoded by the coding sequence ATGAGCGACCTCCCGGACGACTTCGACTGCACGCTCACCAACTGGGAGTACATCTACGGGCTCTGCCGCAACGTCTCCGACGCGGTGAAGCGGGCCGACTTCGAGCCGGACATGGTCGTCGCCCTGGCCCGCGGCGGCTGGTTCGCCGGGCGCTGCGTCTGCGACTTCCTCGGGCTCAACGACCTCACGAGCCTCAAGATGGAACACTACGTCGGCGCCGCGGAGAAGAGCGACGAGCCCCAGATCCGCTACCCGATGCCCGAGGGGAGCGTGGCGGGGAAGAACGTCCTCATCATCGACGACATCGCCGACACCGGCGGCTCGATCCGCCGCGCCGAGGAGTACGTCGAGGAGCGGGACGCCGCCGAGATCCGCACCGCGACGCTCCAGCTGCTGGGCACCTCCGAGTTCCAGCCCGACTTCGTGGGCGAGCGCCTCGAACAGTGGACGTGGGTCGTCTACCCGTGGAACTTCCTCGAAGACATGGTCGACCTCACCGAGGGCGCGATGGAGCGCGCCGACGAGTCGGCGTTCTCGCGGGAGGACCTGCGGCACTACTTAGAGGAGTTCCACGGCATCGGGCGGATCGAGATGGAGGTCGCCCAGCCCGACCGCCTCGACGAGGTCATCGACGAGATGGTTCGCCGGGACGTGGCCGAGCCCGTCGGCGACGAGAGCTGGGCGCTCGCCGAGTAG
- a CDS encoding HD family hydrolase, whose amino-acid sequence MAGESDDDAGNDDRDADADDGHDDALDAVLAAYDLKDERRTGWQLRGVDSPESVAAHSWGVAYLVLALGDRFRGDLPNVDLDRTLRLAVVHDAAEAETGDVATRADSTADAVDREAKEATEREAMADLAGPLPERVRDAWEAYEARESPEAVLVKECDLLDTCLQAVIYERGDRYDPARGEPDAFREYDDLDEFFATTEPRLRTEAGRELFATVREQYRAARDG is encoded by the coding sequence ATGGCCGGAGAATCGGACGACGACGCCGGTAACGACGACCGCGACGCGGACGCCGACGACGGCCACGACGACGCCCTCGACGCCGTGCTCGCCGCGTACGATCTGAAGGACGAGCGGCGCACGGGCTGGCAGCTCCGCGGGGTCGACTCCCCCGAGTCCGTCGCCGCCCACTCGTGGGGGGTCGCGTACCTCGTGTTGGCGCTCGGCGACCGGTTCCGCGGTGACCTCCCGAACGTCGACCTCGACCGCACCCTGCGGCTCGCGGTCGTCCACGACGCCGCGGAGGCCGAGACCGGCGACGTGGCGACTCGGGCCGATTCGACCGCCGACGCGGTCGATCGCGAGGCGAAGGAAGCCACGGAGCGCGAGGCGATGGCGGACCTCGCCGGCCCGCTCCCGGAGCGCGTGCGGGACGCGTGGGAGGCGTACGAGGCCCGCGAGTCGCCGGAGGCGGTCCTCGTCAAGGAGTGCGACCTGCTCGACACCTGCCTCCAGGCAGTTATCTACGAACGAGGCGACCGGTACGACCCGGCGCGGGGCGAGCCCGACGCGTTCCGCGAGTACGACGACCTCGACGAGTTCTTCGCGACGACCGAGCCGCGGCTCCGGACCGAGGCCGGGAGGGAACTGTTCGCGACGGTTCGCGAGCAGTATCGGGCCGCGCGGGACGGGTAG
- a CDS encoding FAD-dependent oxidoreductase: protein MSDTDLVIIGGGISGASLLYTVAKFTDVDDVTLIEKEREIAAINSHRTNNSQTLHFGDIETNYTLEKAEEVKEGAELLAGYLEGSDPDREMHSKRSKMVLGVGDEEVAKLEERYRENGFGDLFPKLREIGREEIAELEPKVVEGRDPDTDLKALQTPDGYVVDYGAVAESFVDAAREEDGVSVHLGTTVTNVDERGDGFTVDTDDGEFDAEAVVVAAGSHSLQFAKEMGYGEGMSLLPVAGSFFLADDLLNGKVYTLQMKKLPFAAVHGDADVHDGSVTRFGPTAKLVPALERGHLSTVSDFVDVFGFNPDSVLSYVNILSDKILFPYVVRNLVYDIPAVGKRAFLPNVQKVVPSVDVDDIDRAKGYGGVRPQIVDTENKELDMGEAKIVEDGILFNITPSPGASTALKNAMRDVDTVLGFFDEEHEFDEDAFRDATIENFPRADDEAEADDEAEADDEADEEEVAAEADD, encoded by the coding sequence ATGTCTGACACCGATCTCGTAATCATCGGCGGGGGGATAAGCGGGGCGTCGCTTCTGTACACGGTCGCGAAGTTCACCGACGTCGACGACGTCACGCTGATCGAGAAGGAACGGGAGATCGCCGCGATCAACTCCCACCGGACGAACAACTCCCAGACGCTCCACTTCGGGGACATCGAGACGAACTACACCCTGGAGAAGGCGGAGGAGGTCAAGGAGGGAGCCGAGCTGCTCGCGGGCTACCTCGAGGGGTCGGACCCCGACCGCGAGATGCACAGCAAGCGGAGCAAGATGGTCCTCGGCGTCGGCGACGAGGAGGTCGCCAAGTTAGAGGAGCGCTACCGCGAGAACGGGTTCGGCGACCTGTTCCCGAAGCTGCGCGAGATCGGCCGCGAGGAGATCGCCGAGCTGGAGCCGAAGGTCGTCGAGGGGCGCGACCCCGACACGGATCTGAAGGCGCTCCAGACGCCCGACGGCTACGTCGTCGACTACGGCGCGGTCGCGGAGTCGTTCGTCGACGCGGCCCGCGAGGAGGACGGCGTCTCCGTCCACCTCGGAACGACGGTGACGAACGTCGACGAGCGGGGCGACGGGTTCACGGTCGACACCGACGACGGCGAGTTCGACGCCGAGGCGGTCGTCGTCGCGGCCGGGTCGCACAGCCTCCAGTTCGCCAAGGAGATGGGGTACGGCGAGGGGATGTCGCTGTTGCCGGTGGCGGGGAGCTTCTTCCTCGCGGACGACCTGCTGAACGGGAAGGTGTACACGCTCCAGATGAAGAAGCTCCCGTTCGCGGCGGTCCACGGCGACGCCGACGTCCACGACGGGAGCGTCACCCGGTTCGGGCCGACCGCGAAGCTCGTGCCCGCGCTCGAACGCGGCCACCTCTCGACGGTGAGCGACTTCGTCGACGTGTTCGGGTTCAACCCGGACTCCGTGCTGAGCTACGTCAACATCCTCTCGGACAAGATCCTCTTCCCGTACGTCGTGCGCAACCTCGTGTACGACATCCCCGCGGTCGGGAAGCGCGCGTTCCTCCCGAACGTCCAGAAGGTCGTGCCGAGCGTCGACGTCGACGACATCGACCGCGCGAAGGGGTACGGCGGCGTGCGGCCCCAGATCGTCGACACCGAGAACAAGGAGCTGGACATGGGCGAGGCGAAGATCGTCGAGGACGGAATCCTGTTCAACATCACGCCCTCGCCCGGCGCGTCGACCGCACTGAAGAACGCGATGCGGGACGTCGACACCGTCCTCGGCTTCTTCGACGAGGAACACGAGTTCGACGAGGACGCCTTCCGCGACGCGACCATCGAGAACTTCCCGCGGGCCGACGACGAGGCGGAAGCGGACGACGAGGCGGAAGCGGACGACGAGGCGGACGAGGAGGAAGTCGCGGCCGAGGCCGACGACTGA
- a CDS encoding HD domain-containing protein, translating into MPTTQIKDAVHGYIELPDALVEGVVDTRPFQRLRYVRQLSATHLVYPGANHTRFEHSLGVYHLGRTVFENLRQQSYFTRDAAVDELEEIQRTLECACLLHDVGHPPFSHLSEGFLDEGLLRERVAETGLVDAFDRAGVGGAPLRSANPHELLGCVIIVEEYGDALRAFDVDPFEVCAYVLGYSLAYERGEPWQYGVGAQLLHSPIDVDRLDYITRDNEMTGAGVLSFDVERMVDAYTAHPEAGLALSEKALSTIGNYLEGRIALYMWVTQHHKSVYANRLLQALLGEYERETGENPVTVDGILDRELDDNAVLERLRTAARETPDSTLASMYDRFRGRRFPATCWKHRIALADRIGGDLDDDLGVDGDPLDEFTDWLTAGDDRLERLLADALDVPVHEVWIDRSYVPAYDPDELEDIPIAYGGTTRSVADWGLYGDRAFDVPIPFVFVPDGTKRRAIRVLREAFEREVAEKTRA; encoded by the coding sequence ATGCCCACGACTCAGATCAAAGACGCCGTCCACGGCTACATCGAGCTGCCGGACGCGCTCGTCGAGGGGGTCGTCGACACGCGGCCGTTCCAGCGGCTCCGGTACGTCCGCCAGCTCTCCGCGACCCACCTCGTGTACCCGGGCGCGAACCACACCCGGTTCGAGCACTCGCTCGGCGTCTACCACCTCGGGCGGACCGTCTTCGAGAACCTCCGCCAGCAGTCGTACTTCACCCGGGACGCCGCCGTCGACGAACTGGAGGAGATCCAGCGCACGCTGGAGTGCGCCTGCCTGCTCCACGACGTGGGCCACCCGCCCTTCTCGCACCTCTCCGAGGGGTTCCTCGACGAGGGCCTCCTCCGAGAGCGCGTCGCGGAGACCGGGCTGGTCGACGCCTTCGATCGGGCCGGCGTCGGCGGCGCGCCGCTCCGCTCGGCGAACCCGCACGAGCTGCTCGGCTGCGTGATCATCGTCGAGGAGTACGGCGACGCCCTCCGCGCGTTCGACGTCGACCCCTTCGAGGTGTGCGCGTACGTGCTCGGCTACAGCCTCGCGTACGAGCGCGGCGAGCCGTGGCAGTACGGCGTCGGCGCGCAGCTGCTCCACTCCCCCATCGACGTGGACCGGCTCGACTACATCACCCGCGACAACGAGATGACGGGCGCGGGCGTGTTGAGCTTCGACGTCGAGCGGATGGTCGACGCCTACACCGCCCACCCCGAGGCGGGCCTCGCGCTCTCGGAGAAGGCGCTCTCGACCATCGGCAACTACCTCGAAGGGAGAATCGCGCTGTACATGTGGGTCACCCAGCACCACAAGTCGGTGTACGCGAACCGGCTCCTCCAGGCGCTTCTGGGCGAGTACGAGCGCGAGACCGGAGAGAACCCCGTCACGGTCGACGGCATCTTGGACCGCGAGCTCGACGACAACGCGGTGCTCGAACGGCTCCGGACCGCCGCCCGCGAGACCCCCGACTCGACGCTCGCGTCGATGTACGACCGATTTCGCGGGCGGCGCTTCCCCGCCACCTGCTGGAAACACCGGATCGCGCTCGCCGACCGGATCGGCGGCGACCTCGACGACGACCTCGGCGTGGACGGCGACCCGCTCGACGAGTTCACCGACTGGCTCACCGCCGGCGACGACCGCTTGGAGCGGCTCCTCGCCGACGCCCTCGACGTGCCGGTCCACGAGGTGTGGATCGACCGCTCGTACGTCCCCGCCTACGACCCCGACGAGCTAGAGGACATCCCAATCGCGTACGGCGGCACGACGCGGTCGGTCGCCGACTGGGGGCTGTACGGCGACCGCGCGTTCGACGTGCCGATCCCGTTCGTCTTCGTCCCCGACGGGACGAAGCGCCGGGCGATCCGCGTGCTGCGGGAGGCGTTCGAGCGGGAGGTCGCGGAGAAGACGCGCGCTTAG
- a CDS encoding YeiH family protein has product MTGVTEAVRAYLPGLALLAGGAVAATLVAGVVPGLQPLVVAVALGVGVGNTVGIPEVAEPGVGVDKLFLETGIVLLGAAVAVEEFLTAGPTVLGLVAAVVAGGLLFAEVVARGLFRIGSPTSSLLAAGASICGVSAVVAIGRVLDARGAAITFAAATILLFDAVTLVAFPLAGEWLGLTGRQFGVWAGVSMFSTGPVAAAGFAYSPEAGQWATVTKLARNSLLGGVAVAYSVAYTARSAADPGVRRLWAEFPKFLLGFLLVAAVANSGQLSPAALASIGRVSDALFALAFVGLGLSIRIDDMRAVGAAPVGAVLVHLLVVSAVALAAVRWLL; this is encoded by the coding sequence GTGACGGGCGTCACCGAGGCGGTCCGGGCGTACCTGCCCGGCCTCGCGCTGCTCGCCGGCGGCGCGGTCGCCGCGACGCTCGTCGCGGGCGTAGTCCCCGGCCTCCAGCCGCTCGTCGTCGCCGTCGCGCTCGGCGTCGGGGTCGGGAACACCGTCGGGATCCCGGAGGTCGCGGAGCCGGGCGTCGGCGTCGACAAGCTGTTCTTGGAGACCGGGATCGTGCTGCTCGGCGCGGCGGTCGCGGTCGAGGAGTTCCTGACCGCGGGACCGACCGTCCTCGGCCTCGTGGCCGCGGTCGTCGCCGGCGGGCTCCTGTTCGCGGAGGTCGTCGCCCGCGGCCTCTTCCGGATCGGGTCGCCCACCTCCTCCCTGCTCGCGGCCGGGGCGAGCATCTGCGGCGTCTCCGCGGTCGTCGCGATCGGCAGGGTACTCGACGCGCGCGGGGCCGCCATCACGTTCGCGGCCGCGACGATCCTCCTGTTCGACGCGGTGACCCTCGTCGCGTTCCCGCTGGCGGGCGAGTGGCTCGGCCTCACCGGCCGGCAGTTCGGCGTCTGGGCGGGCGTGAGCATGTTCTCGACCGGCCCCGTCGCGGCCGCGGGGTTCGCCTACTCGCCCGAGGCGGGCCAGTGGGCGACCGTGACGAAGCTGGCGCGCAACTCGCTGCTCGGCGGCGTCGCGGTCGCGTACTCGGTGGCGTACACGGCGCGCTCGGCCGCCGATCCGGGCGTCCGGCGGCTGTGGGCGGAGTTCCCGAAGTTCCTGCTCGGCTTCCTCCTCGTGGCGGCGGTCGCCAACAGCGGGCAGCTCTCGCCGGCCGCGCTGGCGTCGATCGGGCGCGTCTCCGACGCGCTGTTCGCGCTGGCGTTCGTCGGCCTCGGGCTCTCGATCCGGATCGACGACATGCGCGCGGTGGGCGCGGCGCCGGTCGGCGCCGTCCTCGTCCACCTGCTCGTCGTGAGCGCGGTCGCGCTCGCGGCGGTTCGCTGGCTGCTGTAA
- the mtnP gene encoding S-methyl-5'-thioadenosine phosphorylase, which yields MGTIGFIGGSGIYEALPLNDVREVEFDTPYGEPSDAVTIGEFGDTGREVAFLPRHGSDHGVSPTDLPYRANMYALKKAGVTHVFASNAVGSLKEELEPGTLVVPDQIYDRTKGRELSFYGDGVVVHQPFADPYSPELVDHLTEAAESAAPEDTKVVKGGTYVCIEGPQYSTRAESEFYKSQGWDLVGMTAIPEAKLAREAEIAYATIAGVTDYDVWKEDSEVTLEEVLENAEKNQKAIKAAVEEAVRSLPEDLECDAHTSLEGTVNTPTEAIPEETKERVEPLLGHYL from the coding sequence ATGGGAACCATCGGATTCATCGGCGGCAGCGGCATCTACGAGGCGCTCCCCCTGAACGACGTGCGCGAGGTCGAGTTCGACACGCCGTACGGCGAGCCGAGCGACGCGGTGACGATCGGCGAGTTCGGCGACACGGGCCGCGAGGTGGCGTTCCTGCCGCGGCACGGCTCGGACCACGGCGTCTCGCCGACCGACCTCCCGTACCGCGCCAACATGTACGCCTTAAAAAAGGCGGGCGTCACGCACGTGTTCGCGTCGAACGCGGTCGGGAGCCTGAAGGAGGAGCTGGAGCCGGGGACGCTCGTCGTCCCGGACCAGATCTACGACCGGACGAAGGGCCGCGAGCTCTCCTTCTACGGCGACGGCGTCGTGGTCCATCAGCCGTTCGCGGACCCCTATAGTCCAGAACTCGTCGACCACCTCACCGAGGCCGCGGAGTCGGCCGCGCCCGAAGACACGAAGGTCGTGAAGGGCGGCACCTACGTCTGCATCGAGGGACCGCAGTACTCGACGCGCGCGGAGTCGGAGTTTTATAAGAGTCAGGGCTGGGACCTCGTCGGCATGACCGCGATCCCGGAGGCGAAGCTGGCCCGCGAGGCCGAGATCGCGTACGCGACGATCGCCGGCGTCACCGACTACGACGTCTGGAAGGAGGACAGCGAGGTGACGCTCGAAGAGGTCCTCGAAAACGCCGAGAAGAACCAGAAAGCGATCAAGGCCGCCGTCGAGGAGGCCGTGCGGTCGCTCCCCGAGGATCTGGAGTGCGACGCGCACACGTCGCTGGAGGGCACCGTCAACACGCCGACGGAGGCGATTCCGGAAGAAACCAAAGAACGCGTCGAGCCGCTGCTGGGCCATTATTTATAA
- a CDS encoding glycosyltransferase family 2 protein, which translates to MLQFVADSPLLAVVVAALWVALVLYGASSAWWLFESVVLARGGRVDPDDIEWGYDDVQVRILTIDAEAVVQATVNAVPEGLDDVRVIAEKPIDVEGADVHVVPEGFECAATNKGRAVEWARREVPCDREYVLYLDEDTIMAGFEGLPDADVVQFTEKPLYTGSRLAYLSEIFRVGYQYEQFAFHRLRYPLYAWGGGVAVRHSLENAITWDVATITEDTNFIWRAADRAGVSFAVLDVRFRNQAPPSLRAMAKQRRRWISGTRADGGLLPLAYRPVYYTRIVAWAFSPLVPLLAVALILLPGTAPAMGWYQAASLTLFGILFVYKLVGAARYDKHPLTWPVYLLLTPVAFFAHSIGAVWGLVSPVTTFEVTEKVTPEAIEDVHESMEAGELTDHDGSERLTRESDEEFTFDVFDD; encoded by the coding sequence GTGCTCCAGTTCGTCGCGGACAGTCCGCTCCTCGCCGTCGTCGTCGCGGCGCTGTGGGTCGCGCTGGTCCTGTACGGCGCCTCGTCGGCGTGGTGGCTCTTCGAGTCCGTCGTCCTCGCGCGCGGCGGCCGCGTCGACCCCGATGACATCGAGTGGGGGTACGACGACGTTCAGGTCCGGATCCTCACGATCGACGCCGAGGCGGTCGTTCAGGCCACGGTGAACGCGGTGCCCGAGGGGCTCGACGACGTGCGGGTGATCGCGGAGAAGCCGATCGACGTCGAGGGCGCGGACGTCCACGTGGTCCCCGAGGGGTTCGAGTGCGCCGCGACGAACAAGGGGCGGGCGGTCGAGTGGGCCCGCCGCGAGGTGCCCTGCGACCGCGAGTACGTGCTGTACCTCGACGAGGACACGATCATGGCCGGCTTCGAGGGGCTCCCCGACGCGGACGTGGTCCAGTTCACCGAGAAGCCGCTGTACACGGGGTCGCGGCTGGCGTACCTGAGCGAGATATTCCGCGTCGGCTACCAGTACGAGCAGTTCGCGTTCCACCGCCTGCGGTACCCGCTGTACGCGTGGGGCGGCGGCGTCGCAGTCCGGCACTCGCTGGAGAACGCGATCACGTGGGACGTCGCGACGATCACCGAGGACACGAACTTCATCTGGCGGGCCGCCGACCGCGCGGGCGTCTCCTTCGCCGTGCTCGACGTGCGGTTCCGGAACCAGGCGCCGCCGTCGCTGCGCGCGATGGCGAAGCAGCGCCGCCGATGGATATCCGGCACGCGCGCCGACGGCGGCCTCCTCCCGCTCGCCTACCGGCCGGTGTACTACACCCGGATCGTCGCGTGGGCGTTCTCGCCGCTCGTGCCGCTGTTGGCGGTCGCGTTGATACTTCTCCCGGGCACCGCGCCGGCGATGGGGTGGTATCAGGCCGCGTCGCTGACGCTGTTCGGAATCCTGTTCGTCTACAAGCTCGTCGGGGCGGCCCGGTACGACAAACACCCGCTCACGTGGCCGGTCTACCTCCTCCTCACGCCGGTCGCCTTCTTCGCGCACTCGATCGGCGCGGTCTGGGGGCTCGTCAGCCCGGTAACGACGTTCGAGGTAACCGAGAAGGTGACGCCGGAGGCAATTGAAGACGTTCACGAGTCGATGGAAGCGGGGGAGTTAACGGACCACGACGGTTCCGAGCGGCTGACCCGCGAGTCCGACGAGGAGTTCACGTTCGACGTGTTCGACGACTAA
- a CDS encoding ScpA family protein, whose protein sequence is MTEEGSDGAPGSDPDGGVPDLDLTSERDGADPFADDAPDDGGSDSAAASGSDATDRDETDEPGSDVPDESDPVPDVSPPDETDDDEVEPVELLVQLAEEGEIEPWDIDIVQVTDAFLEKLDETDLRTTGRALFYASVLLRMKSDGMLADDDEEEEPEPEPWEVAMEGGAPDPADGDFDPVDELEDEIDRRLDRKNTRGSPETLDELVRELREAERGSWWKDSRQYDTSESPHGHARGTQTLDYHADDEFREDGEPTAGEATDRTHDEDIEEVIVEIDNALRTHFDRGRTEVLFAEIERAGGRPFMTYLALLFMAHRGSVRLQQDDLFGDLWVKDPAAMTGESEAIAD, encoded by the coding sequence ATGACTGAGGAGGGAAGCGACGGCGCGCCGGGCTCGGACCCCGACGGCGGCGTCCCGGACCTCGACCTGACGAGCGAGCGCGACGGCGCCGACCCGTTCGCCGACGACGCTCCGGACGATGGCGGTTCCGATTCGGCCGCCGCGTCCGGCTCGGACGCGACCGACCGGGACGAGACCGACGAACCCGGCTCGGACGTGCCCGACGAGTCCGACCCGGTGCCCGACGTCTCGCCCCCGGACGAGACCGACGACGACGAGGTCGAGCCCGTCGAGCTCCTCGTCCAGCTCGCCGAGGAGGGCGAGATCGAGCCGTGGGACATCGACATCGTCCAGGTGACGGACGCGTTCTTGGAGAAGCTCGACGAGACGGACCTCCGGACGACCGGGCGGGCGCTGTTCTACGCCAGCGTCCTGCTCCGGATGAAAAGCGACGGCATGCTGGCGGACGACGACGAAGAGGAGGAGCCCGAGCCGGAGCCGTGGGAGGTGGCGATGGAGGGCGGTGCGCCCGACCCGGCCGACGGCGACTTCGACCCGGTCGACGAGCTGGAAGACGAGATCGACCGTCGGCTCGACCGCAAGAACACCCGCGGCTCGCCGGAGACGCTCGACGAGCTGGTCCGCGAGCTGCGCGAGGCCGAGCGCGGCTCGTGGTGGAAGGACTCCCGTCAGTACGACACCTCGGAGTCGCCGCACGGCCACGCCCGCGGCACGCAGACGCTCGACTACCACGCGGACGACGAGTTCCGGGAGGACGGAGAGCCGACCGCGGGCGAGGCGACCGACCGCACCCACGACGAGGACATCGAGGAGGTGATAGTGGAGATCGACAACGCCCTCCGGACCCACTTCGACCGCGGGCGGACGGAGGTGCTGTTCGCGGAGATAGAGCGCGCGGGCGGCCGTCCGTTCATGACGTACCTCGCGCTGCTGTTCATGGCCCACCGCGGCTCGGTCCGGCTCCAGCAGGACGACCTGTTCGGCGACCTGTGGGTGAAGGACCCGGCCGCGATGACCGGCGAGTCGGAAGCGATCGCGGACTGA